The Cryptomeria japonica chromosome 2, Sugi_1.0, whole genome shotgun sequence region GCTTAGGAATAAATTGTGCaatgtgtgtgtgtttgaaggcttatgattaggcctaggcaatgtaataagctctgaggctccaaggtgtgtcaacttggtcaaaagCCTTGTATGGGCATTTTATAGGTATTTTTGATGTTTAGGGGTCTGTAATGTgtagtatgttcattcttgacctttggtgtgaaggcaagaccaacttgtcaaaagttgtcaaaagttgcaaagttgcaattgttgtcttaagcaacttttcttgcaacaTTTTTGAAATATGGTTACTCCAACGGTTGGTTGGTTTCTTGTATGCATTAGAGGCAGTTGGAGGATTTCCTTGGCATGATATAAGCTTACAGGAATGATGCCTACTGGCTAGAGAtgattttgaatgaaattcttatcTTCAAACAAAACGGTTATTGAGATTTTCTACATTTTCTTTGAGTTTCATGTTCTTACAGGATTCCTTGTGAATGGTGGGAATGAGTTAAGAATTTGAGAAGCTGTAGAAGAGGTTCATTGACCATTTGGAGTTGATTTGAGGTTTTGAAACATTCGggtttgagagaaagaggatttTCCATCCCACTggcctggtaaaaccctcaaaccaagggtttggatgcaaacagtggcacaaatcaacatctctcaatGGGATCGATCTGAAACCTAGGAGTATGTTGATTTGGCATGTATATTAGATGTTCCTGGTGGTTATGAAGACCGGAAGTGTCATTTGACTTTCCTAAGATGAGGCCCTAGTCTTGACATCggtcatgtggcaagcctgtgcagtagGAAAAGAAGGTAGAAACCCTGAACAAATAATTGGTGGATGGTCAAACTAGTCATGAGAAGGACCCTGGGTAGGTCCAGACCCTTGAAAAGTGTCATTATTTTACTCCTTTATGATTGGTGAAGCTTTTGGGAGCCTGAACTCCAATACCGGTTAAAAGAGGCTAAATAGGGTCATCAGGGTTTGACCATCCGTACTCAAAATCCAAATGCAGAAGTTTGGAATTTTTCAGTATGATCAAAACGGTATCcaaatatcaaatttattcaaGGGGTTGTTTAGGTAGATtgtgagacaaatcaagaaaagtatgaatggagggctaattgcttgtagccctatttcctaggtctaaTAGAGGAAACGATACAAAAGGATAATAAACACCCATATGAGGGGTCGAGATCTATGTAAATGCCATATAAACATGTGTAAACATTCACATAGGAAAAATTCCACCTTGTGAGTAAAGATCCTATTGCTTGGggtgtggggttgttaggtgtctttggttgaagggttggaacccaAGGGATAGGAGACTCCTTGTTAATTGTGAGTTGTCTTGagtgaagagatccttgggaaggatctagggcaaGCTCTAGTAACCTTGAGAAGGTTAAGGATATTGGTCCATTGGGTGACTCCTAGTGGAGACCCTTAATGAGAAAAAACCAAAGAAAGTTATTGAACATCCCATATCTTCTGCATCATATTAGTATCATAGTtataccaagggtggaatagtgtatgtCAGGCTCAGAATTTAGAGAAGAGGCTGCTACAATGCCTCCTAAGGCAATGAACCCAGAGGCCATTAAGAAGATCGAAACTCAAAGAGATCAGATAGTCCAAGAGAAAGGACAAAActtgtgatgatgaatcagaagaagagagtgaagagcAGAAGGCCATTCCTCAGAATATGGCACCTGATCAAAAGATGTTTTTAGATGCCCTGAAATCAGTAAATAGGGATAATGTGAAAAGTCTACCTACCTATAGTGGTAGCCTGAATGGAGAAGAGGTGGTTGAATTCATAGAAGCACTCACTAACTACTTTGAGTACAAAGAGGTCccagaggagaaaagagtgagtttggcaaagtctagactcaaggggtCTACCTTGTTATGGTGTACAGTGCTGCAGGAAGAAAGGATGATCacagggaagaagaagatatcctcttgggagaggatgaagaacaaaatcaaaggccaattcctaccaatagactatgaggtttAGATGTATAAGAAGTTGCAAAACCTTAGATAGAGGGAGCTAGATGTGAATGCATATATCGAGGAATTTCACAAGCTAAGTCTTAGgtccaagaagcatgaagaagaggcagagaaggtggctagatacctgaatgggttaaggcaaaacatccaagatgagatcaacatcatggcTCTAGACACTATGCACAAATGCTTCCAATTAGCATTAAGGGTGGAAGATAAGATAAGAAGGAGAGGAGAataaaataatagaggaagaggtggctttGGAGGAAGGAATACTCCTTTTGAAAATGGTGACTCTAACCTgcaagagtccaatggagagttcaataataagactggaggctttagaggaggaatAAGGCCTTTTGGTAGGGGTAGGCAAGAAAACCAAGGCAGAGGACCTAGTGTTTTCACTggtaaatgttacaattgcaaccaagtgggtcacACTATGAGTAGATGCCCGAAGAAAACTTCTAGCTTACATGGACTGGAAAGAAGAACTCAACTTGTGCAAGAATATGATGGACAAAGTGTCAATTCATCGATGGGAAGTGTAGGTTCTACCTTGGATGGAGAAAGCCTTATGCTaaggagaacattgttgaaggtaccccaatgcaaagagcccccacaaaggaagtcactcttcaaaactacttgtaagtctcatggtaaggtttgcaaagtgattgtTGATTCTGGATCGACAAAGAATATTATtgctttagaaatggtagagaagttaaagttgaaaaggttaccacatgtgagtccttatagagtatcctggcttaacaaggggcaacatgtagtagtagatgaacaaacttgggtagagtttgaaatgagggactataaggataggatcttgtgtgatatccttcctatggatgcttgtcacctatttTTAGGTCGCCCTTGACAGTATGATGTCAAAGATCGGCATGATGGTGAGAAAAATGTGTATATCATTACCAAGAATGGTAGACAATttaggatggatcctttacctAATAAAAAGGAAGAGAAGATGGTTAGTCCACATGTCTTGTTTCTTAGTGGAAAAGAGTTTTTGgaagtcctcaaacaagaagagacccaaggctatgctttagtTTTACACCCAAGAGATGAGTCCAAGTAAGAAAATGGTGAGAAAGGAGAGATTCCTAGTGAAGTGCAAGCCATGTTGGATAGACACAAGGGAGTTGTGGCCAAAGACCTATCTGATAACTTTCCTCCCATCAGAGAaatcagtcatcaaattgatttgattccTGGTGTGACCTTTCCTAATAAAGCTacctacaagatgactcctagtcagaatgaggagatagaaagaCAAGTGCAAGATCTTAtggataaggggttgattaggaatATTTTGAGCGCACGTGTTGTACCTaccatgttggcaccaaaaaaagatggaacatggaggacgtgcactgattctagagccatcaacaagatcacaatttgTTACCTGTTCcccatgcctaggattgaagacctcatggactatcttggagggtcatgctacttttcaaagattgatttgaattcAGGTtaccatcatatcagaatcagaccTAGTGATGAGTagaagacaacctttaaaaccaatgagggcttatatgagtggatgttgatgccatttggcctcacaaatgcacctagtacctttatgcgcctcatgaatgaggtattggcagaatttattggaattttttttattgtttatcttgatgacatcttggtgtttagcaggtccaaagaggagcacttgaagcatttggatcaggttttgaggaggcttcatgaggagaaattggtaatcaatctagataagtgtgaattcatgaaggttgagttggtgtatcttggctttgtagtttcaaatcgatgtttgaaaatggatctttctaaggttgatgctattatacattggcctacacctaggacagtaggtgatgttaggagttttcatggattggctactttttataggaagttcatcaagggctttagtcatatttgtgctcccatccttaacactataaaaggaggaatcaaatgcaaGTTTGAATGGATAGAGAAAGCAACCTgaagctttgagattttgaagaggaaggttgcagaacttcccaccttgagactccctagttttgatcaactttttacagttgaatgtgatgcaagcaatcaAGCGATAGGTGCAGTCCTCAGTCAAGAAGGACATCTGGTGGCACTCTtttcagagaagttgaatgaggatAAATAgaggtattcaacctatgatttggagatttatgccatggtgaaagcactcaaaaagtgccaccattaccttcttccaaaatagcattgtttatactgataaccatgcattgagttttctaaatgggcaagagaagttgaaacaaaggcacatcaagtgggttgaacaacaCAAACCTTACACCTTTactatcaaacacaagaagggtgtgactaataagcttgcagatgctttgagtaggagaaccctttcttttcaagaaattcatttgcaaagtgttggtgttgattctcttaagGCCATGTACAAGGATGATCATGatttcaaggatgcatatgatgtatgtactaagtttgctgactcttttcatgttgagttttctaattttatgttgtaggatggatttctcttcaaggggcatcaattatgtattcctcaatgttctatgagggagaatatcattagagagaaacacaattgcagtcttggaggtcattttggtttggacaaaactTTAGAGCAGAtatcaaggttttatttttggcccaagatgcaggaagaggtaagaatatttgtggagcattgtcctatttgtcaAAGGGAAAAATGTGTTTCAACCAATGTCGGTTTGTATCAGCCTTTAccgattcctactaggccttgggaaaagccttagtatggattttgtacttggattgcccaaaactcctagggggtttgatagtgtctttgtaattgtttataggttcagcaagatggctcattttgtgccatgtaaatgcacaaatgatgcatctcatattgcaggtctgtttttcaaagaaattgtaaggatacatggattacctcttaatattgtcactgatagagactccaagtttgttggtcatttttggaggactctatGGAAGAAGTTGGGCACCAATCTGTCATTTTCATCAGCATACCATCCTCAAACCGATGGCCAAAGTGAGGTGGTTAATAGGTCCCTTAgcaatctccttagatgccttaccaagcaacatggacaaagttgggatttagtgattggacaagctgaatatgcatacaatgattcactCAATAGGAGCACAGGGagaagtccatttgaggttgtgtatggcctacATCCCAGAGGGATAATTGAGCTCAAATATCTTGGAGGTATGGACAAACGGAGTGCCCAAGGAGAAGATTTTGTTgtcaccatgaaggagattcatgaacaaGTTAAGACTTCACTTCAACAAAGTGCTAATAAATATAAACTCAGAGCAAATGTTAAGAGGAGAGATGTTCAATTCAAAGTAGGGGATTTGGTGATGGCTTACCTAAGGAAAGAAAAGTTACCCAAAGGCCAACCTTCTaaactactcatgaagaagataggtcccctCTGGGTGATTCATAAGTTTGGAAACAATGCACATGAAGTTGAACTTCTAGCATACTTGGGagtatctcccatcttcaatgtatgtgatttggcAGCCTTCAAAGGATCCTTGACAGATGCAACAcctgattcatctcttgaggaagAGGATGTAGAGTGGATGAAGGATCTACCACCTAGCAAGCCATTGGAGTTGGAGTGCATTCTTGACTCCAAAGGGATCAAACAAACAATGAAAGGTGTGTACAAAGACTATCTGGTCAAATGGAAGGGGCTTCCTGAATCTGGAGCTACttggatgagtgaaagtgatattctCAAGCATGGAACTACAATCAACCGATtcgcaactcaagggacttgagttttcttgtccaggggagtatggtacaggagcaccaggacatgtgtctacttcatttttTCTTGTGTCTAaatcattttgattcatggttatgATTAGGAATATaatgtgcaatgtgtgtgtttgaaggcctattgattatgcctaggcaatgtaataagctctgaggctccaaggtgtgtcaaattggtcaaaggccttgtatgggaattttataggTATTTTTGATGTTTAGGGGTTTTCAATGTGTATTATGTTTATTCTTGACCTTTGGCGTGAAGGCAAGACCaacttgtaaaaagttgtcaaaagttgcaaagttgcaattgttgtcttaagcaacttttcttgcaacaTTTTTGAAATATGGTTACTCCAACGGTTGGTTGGCTGCTTGTATGCATTGGAggtagttggaggagttccttggcatgatataaTCCTAGAGGAATGATATTTACCTGTTAGAGAtgattttgaatgaaattcttgtcttCAAACAAAATGCTTACTGAGATTTTCTACATTTTCTTTGAGTTTCTTGTTCTTGCATGATTCCTTGTGAATGGTGGGCATGAGTTAAGAATTTGACAAGTTGTAGCAGAGGTTCACCGACCATTTAGAGTTGATCTGAGGTTTTGAAACATTCAGGTTTGAGAGAAAGGATTTTCCATCCCATTggcctggtaaaaccctcaaaccaagggtttggatgcaaacagtggcacaaatcaacatctctcaatGGGATCAATCTAAAACCTGGGATTATGTTGATTTGGAATTTATATTAGATGTTCCTGGTGGTTATGAAGACCGGAAGTGTCATTTGACTTTCCTAAGATGAGGCCCTAGTCTTGACATCggtcatgtggcaagcctgtgtAGTACACAAAAGAAGGTAGAAACCCTAAACAATAGATTGGTGGATGGTCAAAATAGGAATGAGAAGGACCCTTGGGTAGGTTCAGACCCTTGACAAGTGTCATTATTTTACTCCTTTATTACTGGTGAAGCTTTTGGGAGCTTGAACTCCAATATCGGTTAAAAGAGGCTAAATAGGGTCAGCAGGGTTTGACCATCtgtactcaaaacccagatgcaaaagtttggaatcttgtagtatgcccaaaagggtatccaaatataaaatttattcaagGGTTTGTTCATGTAGGTtgtgagacaaatcaagaaaagtcCGAATGGAGGGATacttgcttgtagccctatttcctaggtctaaTAGAGGAAATGATACAAACGGCTAATAAATACCCATATGAGGGGTCAAGATCTATGAAAATTTCATATAAAACATGTGTAAACATTCACATAGGCAAAATTCTACCTTGTGAGTAAAGATCATGTTGCTTGGggtgtggggttgttaggtgtctttGGTTGAAGGGCTGGAACctaaggggtaggagactccttgtcaattgtgagttgtcctgagtgaagagatccttgggaaCAATCTAGGGAAGGCTCTAGTAAACTTGAGAAGGTTAAGGACATTGGTCTATTGGGTGACTCCTAGTGGAGACCCTTAATGAGAAAAAACCAAAGAAGGTGATTGAACAtcccatatcctttgcatcaaaatcaaaagaattcaacaaattcaaaatattcaaagctaaggtggaaactgagtttggattgaaggtgaaatgtctgagatttgatagaagtGGAGAATTATATTCCAGTGAGTTCAActcattctgtgagatgcatggaattagaagacaattatctactcctaaaaccccacaacaaaatggagttgttgagaggaagaacaaaactgtTTTGTATGccacaaggactatgctgattgaaggagaTATTTTGAAGATCTACTGTAAAGAAGgcattagcattgttgtttatacattcaacagagttcacatcaaaggtgatacctgTAAGACCCCTTTATgaactttggtttggtcatgttcataCTGTAATaattcagagtatttggtagaaaatgttatatgaagagagatgaggatataggaaaggtTGATTctataagtgatgaaggtatcttcttgggatattcaactaagagcaaagcctaccggtgctataataagagattgagaaagatatttgaaagtgcaaatgtgaaggtggatgagagccttgggaaggagatcagagcatgtggttatgatgatggtcaacatggtGTTTTGGCTCCCATTCACCCTAAAGAACCTAAGCAAAATTATCTGGTAGAGACGGTTGATCTGGATGTTGTTGTTGCTGGTGAAGAATTATAGGAACCTAAGAATTAGAACAGACATAAGACTCtgatgtatgtaagattgaatcattatgaaaatcagattatttgcgataagaataaaggtgtgatgactagaagaaggttagctgctaaagaagtatgtttgatttctaaagttgaaccatAAGATGTTGCTAAATCTTGTAAAAATCAAAGttagatgagagctatggaagaagaactagatcagattgaaaagaataatacttgggaacttgtgcctggACCTAAGGATacgaatgttattggtactaaatgggtattcagaaacaaattgaatgaagtcagtgaagttatcagaaataaagctagactcgTCTACAAACGATACTCACaataagaaggaattgattatgaggataattTTGCTCTGAttgccagacttgaagctgttagattgtttattgcttatgtttcttataaagatttcaaggtttattagatggatgtcaaatcagcctttttgaatggtgatctagaggaataaatttacattgagcaacctggtggattttcactgtcagatgatggagacatggtatgtaagttgaagaaagctctttatgctagattagataaatgctTGTGGAAATTAGGATTTACTAAAGGTACTtctgatagtaatctgtatttcaagattgaaaatgataacatctcaattgttgaagtcttttttcgatgatattatctttgttgatgatgatgacttgagcatgaagttttccggtgatatgcagaaagaatttgagatgtgtatgattggtgagatgaaattattcttaggtttgcagattgcatagacaagaaaaggtatattcatatctcaaactaagtatgtaaaggaattgttgaagacgtttggattagatgactccaaactggttggaacccctatggtgactggttgtaaattgtctaaaaaatgatgaatcttcgaaaTCTAAccagagtttgtacaaatctatggttggtgggatgctatatcttactcagactaggcctaacattatgcatgttgtgtgtatggctgctagatatcaagttgatccaaaggagagtcatgtcactgttgttaagaggatatttagatatctaaagggaactgtggattatggtttatggtacccgaggaatgatgatttaatGTTGTGTGTCTACACTGATGTTGACTGGGCTGGTGATGTAGATGATCAAAAGAGAACTACCACtggagaattctttttgggtaagaagttggtgtcatgggatagcaagaaacaagattcagtgtccttatctactactaaagctgaatacattgttgctgctagtatttgcactcaggtggtttggatgaagcaaatgttgaaagatatcagagttattcataatgagcctactattaattattgtgataattccagtactatcaacatgtcaaataatctggtacaacatttgaagactaagcatatatcaatcaaatatcattacttgagagaaagaGTCAGTgaggagaaggtgaagctagagtatgtatctacaaaggaacaaatagctgatattttcactaagcctttgcctacaaatacatttgtctatttgagagacaagttaggggtatccacccctcatgatgaaaactagatgcattgagttgcatcgatctggtaGATTTCATAGCCTTATTCTATTAtccggattggtgagttggtgctaTGCCTCTGCTGGAGTAGTTTTTTGGCTTGGTTGTGTGTCTCAGGGGGAGAGAgatttatgtttctattttttgagagtgtttggttttctattttgagatcttcggcattgttgtcaaagggggataaagatcatgtgaaaaaattctttatCTATCTTGACCTTAggaggagtttgttggtgatatcttctttctttgcattgattgtttttcacatccatatgttgccatcaatgcaaaagggggagattgttggatatggttggtcattgaTGCTATTAGGACATTttttcatcattgatgtcaacatattcctgtgatttatttccGTGTGATTGTGAATATTTTTTGATCTGGTTTGTAGCTAGGTTTTGTTGATCGctattttgcagaggttgatatttcctccggCATATTCCAGTGTGACTAGATGttgtgctaagattttgggatattattttggatggtcttatgtatcttcattttagatggttgaTGATttagtgctctgcaagttatctttcttcatgacagttgttgattggttgtttttttgagcttctagatgttgacagatgaagatttgaaaagtggtgttggtgcaactattctggatgattctaacattcttgttggtgtttcctagttgtgtcctatttgttttcatgatccacattgatcgttatgcgattttttggtgattttcatcaACCAGTATTGATTTtagtgttatgcggtatttttggtagtatagcatgttgcggttgatcttggcatgattttcggtggagttgatcatttggcaatttgaattaggaccatgttatgctatatGAATAATTATATTAGTTTGGTGGTCAAtctttatatcatgtgatgtaattttataattgagggttgagggtttagccaaccttgttatcaaggttgatgaattgcatATATCCTCATATAGTTTGGGTGTCAGTGTTGTGTCTACGCTATCAAAAagtggtgtgtgtgtgtgatcaagtgatttatcatttggtgttgagtttgaggtgatattggtgttgcagggcatacatctatgcttaaccgaaactgtaatcaggcatttggagatgctattctttcagtttgcttcttccgaattgtagtctgaatattattgtaagtcagtgagacttgtctgagggttgtagccttccaggccattatatttgagcagtgagttctaggcagtgtgcctaaatgcatgtgcatcccctattgtaacattttcacatactactacaaagtatcatcttattgtgggtaggttcccatcatggtttttcccttaaccagatttttcacgtaaaaaatattggtgttgtgtgtcatgtgttgtgttgttaattttcttatctatttattgTTGCAGGTTGTTAGATTTGTTGTTGtgcttaaatttttatttattctagTGAAGACAGATTTactcccctctcaatcttccttatTTGCTGCTGCTAACAGAGTTGATCCTGACTATTTGATACTGTGGAAGTGAGGGCTTCCCTATTATGTGGTACAAGAACATTCTGAactgctttgagattattgcaatattggagaGGATTAGTGTGCTATGATggaaattttttgtccatcatatggaaatttcaggcactgatgatatgtggatggcactgcttgcatttcatggatccaaggatgacccaaaagtatgttgtaagataattctatgtccaaaacttgacatagagtatctctttgaattggtcccacttgaataggtaaacAATAagcccttttgatgatctttcttcatcatcatatgctttgattgttatctttttcttaggatcaatggTTGTTTCCAAGAAAaccaatgcacagataagttttaaagtacatatatttagaccggctcctccatctattagtactcgtttcacttgatgtttatagactaggactttgatatggagtggagtattatgtggatggtttaGAGATACGTCATTATGTTATGAGAATGATAGATTATGAGACACGGTtgaatgtcccaccatggcttggaatcgatcaacaTACAGGTTATTTGGAACTGTAGTGTAAACAAGAGCCCATTCCAGAATATCCTTGTGTGTAGGTGAGATCTTGAGaatctctaatatggatatgtgagccgGCGTCttttaggataatcggtgaacaactaagagggggggggtgaatcaattgttaatagattataaaactttaagcatacaAAAGTTTTTACTggaatgtataaaccaaataccagaatagaatatATGTCAATTAAGCACAACCATAAattataaaccaaataccatgcatccacaccacataacaccaagatttatacatggaaaacctggtaaagggaaaaaccatggtgggaagcctacccatagtcagatgatacttttgtagtaagtatgtgattgcaataaggggcctgcacatgcaggaagtccaacaacctagagcacactattcaTTACTAAAGAGCTTCACTGACTTAAAAAATATCTTTGAACTACAAT contains the following coding sequences:
- the LOC131865742 gene encoding uncharacterized protein LOC131865742, which gives rise to MDKRSAQGEDFVVTMKEIHEQVKTSLQQSANKYKLRANVKRRDVQFKVGDLVMAYLRKEKLPKGQPSKLLMKKIGPLWVIHKFGNNAHEVELLAYLGVSPIFNVCDLAAFKGSLTDATPDSSLEEEDVEWMKDLPPSKPLELECILDSKGIKQTMKGVYKDYLVKWKGLPESGATWMSESDILKHGTTINRFATQGT